In Alteracholeplasma palmae J233, a single genomic region encodes these proteins:
- a CDS encoding IS3 family transposase produces the protein MMLEFFCISKSTYFYNVKNYNFPKKDVDLENKITEIFNYHKSRYGYRRITLSLKNENILVNHKKVKRIMKELGLFAKKPKAKYKSYKGELSKTAKNHLLVKKIDTEKHTTYYQRDFTTQGLNHVWGTDVSEFHIASEKLYLSPIIDFNNREVISYNISKVPNYTQIEDMLDKAF, from the coding sequence ATGATGCTAGAGTTTTTTTGTATTAGTAAGTCAACTTACTTTTATAACGTAAAGAACTATAATTTTCCAAAAAAAGATGTCGATTTAGAAAATAAAATAACAGAAATTTTCAACTATCATAAATCAAGATATGGCTATAGAAGAATCACATTATCTTTAAAAAATGAAAATATTCTAGTAAATCATAAAAAAGTTAAGCGTATTATGAAAGAACTTGGTTTATTTGCTAAAAAACCAAAAGCTAAATATAAGTCATATAAAGGTGAACTTAGTAAGACAGCTAAAAATCATTTATTAGTGAAAAAAATTGATACAGAAAAACATACCACCTATTATCAAAGAGACTTTACTACACAGGGGTTAAATCATGTTTGGGGAACAGATGTATCAGAATTTCATATAGCATCAGAAAAACTATATTTATCGCCAATCATTGATTTTAATAATAGAGAAGTTATATCATATAATATATCTAAAGTTCCTAATTATACTCAAATAGAAGATATGTTAGATAAAGCATTCTAA
- a CDS encoding DUF4434 domain-containing protein, producing the protein MLLIFLVEKTAATTPKITKDFIQPWAITYWDETDYDKHFEKLKELDINEIILQWTIETKGDELSYRLYPSSLETKEKYDTVLYKFLKQAKKNDIKVYIGLNNDLLWWQDYQNNLEYLKERNEVSKLIIKEIYDLYYEEFKETIKGFYSTFEMYTNNSNFSDNWAYMINDLVLYFENNNLNLPIIFSFFLSEYAGGSNEDIFNTFDLLFKTIKLREIDIILPMDGYMNAANNAKKFEKSKLYLDTMYDCFIKYQKAQFIINIEMFYEDNAQFKVASFKRIKEQLKNANKYNKEEIVSFSVSHHIIIEGNQHIYADYKRYVSKK; encoded by the coding sequence GTGCTCTTAATTTTTTTAGTAGAAAAAACAGCAGCGACTACTCCTAAAATTACAAAAGACTTTATTCAACCATGGGCTATTACTTACTGGGATGAAACAGACTATGACAAACACTTTGAAAAATTAAAAGAGCTAGATATTAATGAAATTATTCTACAATGGACTATTGAAACCAAAGGTGATGAACTATCCTATAGACTATATCCTTCAAGTCTAGAAACTAAAGAAAAGTATGATACTGTTTTATATAAATTTTTAAAACAAGCTAAAAAGAATGATATAAAAGTTTACATAGGGTTAAACAATGATCTCTTATGGTGGCAAGATTATCAAAATAATTTAGAGTACTTAAAAGAAAGAAATGAAGTATCTAAGTTAATTATAAAAGAAATCTATGATCTTTATTACGAAGAGTTTAAAGAAACAATTAAAGGTTTTTATTCAACCTTTGAAATGTATACTAATAATAGTAATTTTAGTGATAATTGGGCATATATGATAAATGATCTTGTATTATATTTTGAAAATAACAACTTAAATTTACCTATCATATTTTCTTTTTTCTTAAGTGAATATGCTGGTGGAAGTAACGAAGATATTTTCAATACTTTTGATCTCTTATTTAAAACAATTAAGTTAAGAGAAATAGATATCATTCTTCCGATGGATGGATATATGAATGCAGCTAATAATGCTAAAAAATTTGAGAAATCTAAACTGTATCTAGATACTATGTATGACTGCTTTATCAAATATCAAAAAGCCCAATTTATCATTAATATAGAAATGTTTTATGAAGACAATGCCCAATTTAAGGTAGCTAGTTTTAAAAGAATTAAAGAACAATTAAAAAATGCTAATAAATATAATAAGGAGGAAATAGTTAGTTTTTCCGTATCGCATCATATAATTATTGAAGGTAATCAGCACATATATGCAGATTATAAGCGATATGTATCTAAAAAATAG
- a CDS encoding IS3 family transposase — protein sequence MIQYRKSLSEKGIIQSMSRKGNCLDNSIVENFFGILKNEMFYGHEYEFKTLDELTVAIEKYIRYYNVERITTKLKGLSPYQYRQQSLSLV from the coding sequence ATGATTCAATATCGAAAATCATTATCTGAAAAAGGCATTATTCAAAGTATGTCTAGAAAAGGAAACTGCTTAGATAATTCAATTGTAGAAAATTTCTTTGGAATTCTAAAAAATGAGATGTTTTATGGGCATGAATATGAATTTAAAACATTAGATGAATTAACAGTGGCTATAGAAAAATATATAAGGTATTACAATGTAGAAAGAATTACAACAAAATTAAAAGGATTGAGTCCATATCAATATAGACAACAATCCTTATCATTAGTTTAA
- a CDS encoding InlB B-repeat-containing protein has product MKKLAIIFLIIIGSILSITASYSYWAQQIDTSQLAQNTNIEQEIGNWATFNKLKYQEINGKSYHSVSSYYNYNVAIGKEGQLYAWGYGLGGQLGISPASNLNTPTEVAFFKDKKIVSVKAGYRHVLALTDQGELYAWGNNEQGALGLGSVSAPMYPLPREVLYFKTNNIKIVSIEAGNNSSYAITDKGEVYSWGYNIYYKLGQANLTSYSTPTKIDFFSSNNIKIKDIKTQFEGAIALTDQGDLYAWGYSANGELGIGAINYLDTPRLIVFPESIIIKSYTLGMYHAMVLTSEDKVYVWGYNAQGQLGLGDLTRRTTPVINQGLTNLGAKNIFAGVYSSSAMITKDNKIYTWGNNSSHKIGYDRPAINPNPQILNDIPRDIEYVNIALGTEHTIIEDKHGSLYALGLNTYGQLGIGTNTSTNKVEQINLLSWISIKEEMLPIGYKFNLYEYEKIGYKFLGWYLDKNYQEKFESNSVMTESINNVYAKWIKI; this is encoded by the coding sequence ATGAAAAAGTTAGCGATAATATTCCTAATTATTATTGGATCAATTTTATCTATTACTGCTAGTTATTCTTACTGGGCTCAACAAATTGATACTTCCCAATTGGCCCAAAATACAAATATTGAGCAAGAAATTGGCAATTGGGCAACTTTCAATAAGTTGAAATACCAAGAGATAAATGGTAAAAGTTATCATAGTGTATCATCATACTATAACTATAACGTGGCAATCGGAAAAGAAGGTCAATTATATGCATGGGGATACGGTCTTGGTGGACAATTAGGTATTTCACCAGCATCCAATTTAAATACGCCAACTGAAGTCGCTTTTTTTAAAGATAAAAAGATAGTATCTGTTAAAGCCGGTTATAGACATGTTCTGGCATTAACTGATCAAGGTGAACTTTATGCTTGGGGTAATAATGAGCAAGGTGCCTTAGGTCTAGGAAGCGTTAGTGCACCTATGTATCCATTACCTAGAGAAGTGCTATATTTTAAAACAAACAATATAAAAATTGTTAGTATAGAAGCGGGTAATAATTCAAGTTATGCGATCACAGATAAAGGTGAGGTCTATAGCTGGGGATATAATATTTACTATAAATTGGGGCAAGCTAATTTAACATCTTATAGTACTCCTACTAAAATTGATTTCTTCTCATCAAATAATATAAAAATAAAAGATATAAAAACACAATTTGAAGGTGCTATAGCATTAACTGATCAAGGAGATCTTTATGCTTGGGGCTATAGTGCAAATGGAGAACTTGGCATAGGAGCTATTAATTACTTAGACACTCCAAGATTAATTGTATTTCCAGAAAGTATAATAATTAAAAGTTATACTTTAGGTATGTATCATGCCATGGTACTTACTTCAGAAGATAAAGTATATGTTTGGGGTTACAATGCTCAAGGTCAACTGGGACTAGGCGATTTAACAAGAAGAACAACTCCCGTTATAAATCAAGGACTGACCAATCTTGGCGCGAAAAATATTTTTGCTGGAGTATATAGTTCAAGTGCGATGATTACTAAAGATAATAAGATTTATACATGGGGCAATAATAGTTCTCATAAAATTGGGTATGATCGCCCAGCTATTAATCCTAACCCACAAATTCTTAATGATATTCCAAGAGATATTGAATATGTTAACATTGCTTTAGGTACAGAACATACAATTATAGAAGATAAACATGGAAGTTTATATGCATTAGGATTAAATACATACGGTCAGTTGGGTATTGGAACTAATACTTCTACTAACAAAGTAGAACAAATCAACTTGCTTTCCTGGATCAGTATTAAAGAAGAAATGCTTCCTATTGGATATAAGTTTAACTTATACGAATATGAAAAAATAGGGTATAAGTTTTTAGGTTGGTATTTAGATAAAAACTATCAAGAAAAATTTGAAAGTAATTCTGTAATGACAGAAAGCATAAACAATGTATATGCCAAATGGATAAAAATATAG
- a CDS encoding LytR/AlgR family response regulator transcription factor: MIINIAICDDNQDILSYYTKIVQSISTVHIVNVDSFSNSMDLLDRVESKINYYHLIILDVEMPFSNGIEVSKQLREKGYQNEIIFLTNYIDYAYEAFDTYPFHYLHKKTLTVDKLKSILSKAFSLQDKKQSEVFTAVSKGETKIIPYSSISCFEVQGRYSVVYYDQSKSFEFIQTIQEIESKLPEDTFIRVHRSYIINMAYLDSFQGKDIKLKNDLIIPIGITHKKKVKELFNKYLIHKLEQE; encoded by the coding sequence ATGATAATCAATATTGCAATATGTGACGATAACCAAGATATACTTTCTTACTATACTAAAATAGTTCAATCTATTTCTACTGTTCATATAGTCAATGTTGACTCTTTTTCAAACAGCATGGATTTATTAGATCGTGTTGAAAGTAAAATTAATTATTATCACTTAATTATTCTAGATGTAGAAATGCCTTTTTCTAATGGAATAGAAGTGTCTAAGCAATTAAGAGAAAAGGGCTATCAAAATGAAATTATATTTTTAACTAACTATATTGATTATGCCTATGAAGCGTTTGATACATACCCATTTCATTACTTACACAAAAAAACACTTACAGTTGACAAATTAAAATCTATTTTAAGCAAAGCTTTTTCACTTCAAGATAAGAAGCAAAGTGAAGTTTTTACCGCTGTTTCAAAAGGAGAAACTAAAATTATTCCTTATAGCTCAATTTCATGTTTTGAAGTTCAAGGAAGATATTCAGTTGTTTATTATGATCAAAGTAAATCCTTTGAATTTATACAGACAATTCAAGAAATAGAGAGTAAACTTCCTGAAGATACTTTTATTAGAGTTCATCGTTCATATATCATCAATATGGCTTATCTAGATTCATTTCAAGGAAAAGACATCAAATTAAAAAATGATCTAATTATACCTATAGGAATAACACATAAAAAAAAGGTTAAAGAACTTTTTAATAAGTATCTGATTCATAAATTAGAACAGGAGTGA
- a CDS encoding sensor histidine kinase produces MGFIIGFIVLFIYFRKNFKVRKQHWYEFLLAGIIFTIYSALVYYIDFGFYTLILILTVHISVYYLAIGMRWIEAFFSGILMLFAFYSTRGIILSSYALINNTSIHEIAISSNSLLISHIASITGFLLIFAIVKIIKTENLILLFSIKKQTIFLTFYVFIEVGYIYVVNQGKYIFDSNLWYSLTYLFTSILSIALFGYISNNIIRLIKAIETEIYTNRLEEQLDMQITHYKQYQSHVKELAKFKHDYYNIMQSLQHMIAADNKNEAISFIQESIGDDTFKSMPIIEKTSNSFIVDSIIFDYSNKCKQNNIKFDSDLRFPNSINFTQLELMKIFSNILSNALDASVKSKEDKRFISITTKAVSNWLVIKITNNYETPIVIENNHYITSKSDRILHGFGIKIVDDIITKKGGMSKLLIDKNSKIFSIQLSIPKTTNHS; encoded by the coding sequence ATGGGATTTATTATTGGGTTTATTGTACTTTTTATTTATTTTAGGAAAAATTTTAAAGTTAGAAAACAACATTGGTATGAGTTTTTACTAGCCGGAATTATATTCACAATATATAGTGCATTAGTTTACTATATTGATTTTGGTTTTTATACACTTATTCTTATTTTAACTGTTCATATTTCTGTTTATTATCTAGCCATTGGCATGAGATGGATTGAAGCGTTTTTTTCAGGGATTCTTATGTTATTTGCGTTTTATTCAACTAGGGGAATTATATTATCTTCATATGCCTTAATAAATAATACAAGCATTCATGAAATTGCTATTTCTAGTAATTCTTTATTGATTAGCCATATTGCCTCTATTACTGGTTTTCTTTTAATATTTGCTATAGTTAAAATAATAAAAACAGAAAATTTAATATTACTCTTTTCAATCAAAAAACAAACCATATTTCTTACTTTTTATGTTTTTATTGAAGTAGGTTATATATACGTTGTTAATCAGGGTAAATACATTTTTGACAGTAACTTATGGTATTCTCTCACCTATCTTTTTACGAGTATTCTTTCAATTGCTTTATTTGGTTATATTAGTAATAATATTATACGTTTAATCAAAGCAATTGAAACTGAAATTTATACTAATAGACTAGAAGAACAACTAGATATGCAAATCACACACTACAAACAATATCAATCACACGTAAAAGAACTTGCAAAATTTAAACACGACTATTACAATATCATGCAGTCATTGCAGCATATGATTGCTGCTGATAACAAAAATGAAGCTATTAGTTTTATACAAGAGTCAATTGGAGATGATACATTTAAATCTATGCCAATTATAGAAAAAACTTCTAATTCATTTATTGTAGACTCAATTATTTTTGATTATTCAAACAAGTGTAAACAAAATAATATTAAATTTGATTCAGACTTAAGGTTTCCAAATAGTATTAATTTTACACAGCTAGAATTGATGAAAATTTTTAGTAACATTCTTAGTAACGCACTAGATGCATCGGTGAAAAGTAAGGAAGATAAGAGATTTATTTCTATTACTACAAAGGCTGTTTCCAATTGGTTAGTGATAAAAATAACTAATAATTATGAGACCCCAATTGTGATTGAAAATAATCATTATATAACTAGCAAATCTGATAGAATATTACATGGTTTTGGAATTAAAATAGTAGATGATATTATAACTAAAAAAGGTGGTATGTCTAAATTGCTAATTGACAAAAATAGCAAAATTTTTTCTATTCAACTTTCTATTCCTAAAACAACGAATCATTCATAA
- a CDS encoding helix-turn-helix domain-containing protein gives MKLNLEDKLNIIQMVEKGITIKQIALNYNVNRATIDTILRMYRTHGSSYFKEKGKNREYSQEFKYKIVLRILEGESKSSIATKIGANVGLIYSWCKRYDQLGYNGLITKQRGRPMKDKPKSNLEIKEQTKDEIIRELEAKNKRLEMENDLLKKLKALVQQENKK, from the coding sequence ATGAAATTAAACTTAGAAGATAAATTGAATATTATTCAGATGGTTGAAAAAGGTATTACTATAAAGCAAATTGCATTAAACTATAACGTTAATCGTGCGACTATTGATACAATATTAAGAATGTATAGAACACATGGTTCTTCTTACTTTAAAGAAAAAGGTAAGAATAGAGAATATTCACAAGAATTTAAATATAAAATAGTTCTAAGAATATTAGAAGGTGAATCTAAATCATCTATAGCCACAAAAATAGGAGCTAATGTAGGTTTGATTTACTCATGGTGTAAAAGATACGATCAATTAGGATATAATGGACTTATCACAAAACAAAGAGGTAGACCAATGAAGGATAAGCCAAAATCTAATTTAGAAATTAAAGAACAAACTAAAGATGAAATCATTAGGGAATTAGAAGCTAAAAATAAACGTCTTGAAATGGAAAATGATCTCTTAAAAAAATTAAAAGCCTTGGTTCAACAAGAAAACAAAAAATAA